From one Enterobacter kobei genomic stretch:
- a CDS encoding phage holin family protein, with protein MVISDPLVLTNVMTCTAIVLRLMMFRKPGGKHNWWASWLAYLIILAYASVPFRFLFDFYFHAHWATVTINLIICAAVFRARGNVAQLFQVLRPE; from the coding sequence ATGGTAATAAGTGATCCTCTGGTGCTGACCAACGTAATGACATGCACCGCGATTGTTCTGCGCCTGATGATGTTCCGTAAGCCGGGCGGCAAACATAACTGGTGGGCGTCCTGGCTGGCGTACCTGATCATCCTGGCATACGCCTCCGTCCCGTTCCGCTTCCTGTTCGATTTTTATTTCCACGCCCACTGGGCAACCGTCACTATCAACTTAATCATCTGCGCCGCCGTGTTCAGGGCTCGGGGTAATGTGGCGCAGCTGTTCCAGGTACTGAGGCCAGAATGA
- a CDS encoding PP2C family protein-serine/threonine phosphatase, with translation MIKLTNCGAFSFAKDQTRHNEDAFLLPMPCEDGYIFAVADGVGAYAGAQEAAQTAINSLIALKLPDLLDAELVLKFVKNEITDLLQSNSDKAKAATTLSYCFINSEYLHVIHVGDTRVYVRAGLKLNLLTKDHTQHQELLDDGLYTKKELKSLPGKNMLTAAISKSLPVRYQYYKVPLDDLVSDDGSLMLVIMSDGAHHFWEHRPRFSASTMSSPSNFATTMLKRIKRMGPSDDHSLIAASFQRS, from the coding sequence ATGATCAAACTAACTAATTGCGGAGCTTTCTCCTTCGCAAAGGATCAAACGCGTCATAACGAGGATGCGTTCTTGCTCCCTATGCCTTGCGAGGATGGCTATATTTTCGCCGTTGCTGATGGCGTTGGTGCTTACGCAGGCGCACAAGAAGCTGCGCAGACTGCTATTAATAGCCTCATAGCGCTGAAACTTCCCGACTTGTTAGATGCTGAACTCGTTCTGAAGTTTGTTAAAAACGAGATTACAGATTTATTGCAGAGTAACTCTGATAAAGCTAAAGCGGCAACAACGTTGTCATACTGCTTTATAAATAGCGAATATCTCCATGTTATTCATGTTGGAGATACAAGGGTCTATGTTAGAGCAGGTCTTAAGTTAAATCTTTTGACCAAAGATCATACACAGCATCAAGAACTGCTTGATGATGGGCTATATACAAAGAAAGAACTTAAGTCACTTCCTGGCAAAAATATGCTCACAGCTGCCATCTCAAAATCACTACCGGTCCGCTACCAGTACTACAAAGTTCCGTTAGATGATCTTGTAAGTGATGATGGTTCTCTAATGCTAGTCATTATGTCAGATGGTGCCCATCACTTTTGGGAACATCGACCCCGCTTTTCGGCAAGCACGATGAGTAGCCCGAGTAATTTTGCAACGACTATGCTCAAGCGTATTAAGCGTATGGGGCCTAGCGATGATCATTCTTTAATTGCTGCAAGTTTTCAGAGATCCTAA
- a CDS encoding phage holin family protein, translating to MSEPVSGSVAAASALTGASIYGLLTGTDYGVVFGAFAGAVFYVATAADLTIFRRSAYFIVSYFAGVYGSGLVGSWLASMTSYNDKPLDALGAVLLSALAIKTLTFFSEQDPLTLLQRWRGGTNGNK from the coding sequence ATGTCCGAACCTGTATCCGGATCTGTTGCAGCTGCGAGTGCGTTAACCGGTGCCAGCATTTACGGGCTGCTGACCGGCACTGATTATGGTGTCGTGTTCGGAGCGTTCGCTGGTGCCGTTTTCTACGTGGCCACTGCAGCAGACCTGACGATTTTCCGCCGATCTGCATACTTCATCGTTTCCTATTTTGCCGGGGTATATGGTTCCGGGCTGGTGGGCTCCTGGCTTGCCAGCATGACCAGCTACAACGACAAGCCGCTTGATGCTCTGGGTGCGGTGCTTCTTTCCGCGCTGGCTATCAAGACACTCACGTTTTTCAGTGAGCAGGATCCGCTGACGTTATTGCAAAGGTGGAGAGGAGGAACCAATGGTAATAAGTGA
- a CDS encoding serine/threonine-protein kinase, whose protein sequence is METRGNYQIKPIRELGRGAFGRVEMVEVYNTAGHLSGKYARKVLSVNPALINELFSVHDWIKRFEREVKYQAECSHDNVVHIYIHHLNAENPWFVMGLAQSDLRTELNSHILADDEKLNVLRMVFSGVKYIHEKGMLHRDLKPENILRYSDKCYKISDFGLIKKLDSEAQSNFLSEVLQNKEMGIGTPKYMSDEAKRGIYTEKSDIYSLGVITSEMNIAHIDGINALIDKSAAFTPRSRYDSVAEMIDVLDGIIARRAK, encoded by the coding sequence ATGGAAACAAGAGGGAATTACCAGATCAAGCCAATTCGTGAATTAGGGCGCGGGGCATTTGGTCGGGTTGAAATGGTTGAAGTCTACAATACTGCAGGCCATCTTAGTGGTAAGTACGCAAGAAAAGTACTTTCGGTGAACCCCGCTTTGATTAACGAGCTTTTCAGCGTGCATGATTGGATAAAACGTTTTGAACGGGAAGTAAAGTATCAGGCTGAGTGTAGTCATGATAACGTCGTTCATATTTATATCCATCATCTCAACGCTGAGAATCCATGGTTTGTAATGGGCTTGGCTCAATCCGATTTGAGAACTGAACTTAACTCTCATATTCTTGCAGATGATGAAAAACTAAACGTCCTGCGCATGGTCTTTAGTGGTGTAAAGTACATTCACGAAAAAGGCATGCTTCACAGAGACTTGAAGCCTGAAAATATACTGAGATATAGTGACAAATGTTACAAAATTTCAGATTTTGGCTTGATCAAAAAACTCGACTCAGAAGCACAATCCAACTTTCTTTCTGAGGTGCTTCAAAATAAAGAAATGGGTATAGGAACACCGAAGTACATGTCTGATGAAGCAAAACGAGGTATTTATACTGAAAAATCAGACATTTACTCTCTAGGGGTGATTACTAGCGAGATGAACATAGCGCATATCGATGGCATCAACGCTTTAATTGACAAATCGGCGGCATTTACACCTCGCTCTAGATATGATTCTGTAGCTGAAATGATTGATGTCCTCGATGGCATAATTGCAAGGAGAGCGAAATGA
- a CDS encoding glycoside hydrolase family 19 protein: MNQTQFQRAANLSAGLTARWFPHIDAAMREFGITEPVQQAMFIAQVGHESTGFTALVESFNYSVAGLTGFIRAGRITQDQANMLGRRAGEPSLPLERQRAIANLVYNKRNGNKGPQDGWKYRGRGLIQITGLENYRKCGAALKLDLVITPELLVEDRHAARSAAWFFATSGCMRYSGDLVRVTQIINGGQNGIDDRKKRYEVARRALV, from the coding sequence ATGAACCAGACACAATTTCAACGGGCGGCTAATCTCAGCGCCGGGTTAACCGCGCGCTGGTTTCCGCACATCGATGCGGCGATGCGTGAATTCGGCATCACCGAACCCGTGCAACAGGCCATGTTCATTGCGCAGGTAGGCCACGAATCAACAGGCTTTACCGCGCTGGTGGAAAGCTTCAATTACAGCGTGGCAGGGCTGACTGGTTTCATCCGTGCCGGGCGTATCACGCAGGATCAGGCGAATATGCTTGGCCGCCGCGCTGGTGAACCCTCTTTGCCACTGGAGCGCCAGCGGGCGATCGCAAATCTGGTCTACAACAAACGCAATGGCAATAAAGGTCCGCAGGATGGCTGGAAATATCGCGGTCGCGGTCTGATTCAGATCACCGGGCTGGAGAATTACCGCAAATGCGGTGCCGCCCTGAAACTTGATCTGGTCATTACGCCTGAACTGCTGGTGGAAGACCGCCACGCAGCGCGATCAGCGGCATGGTTCTTTGCCACCAGCGGTTGCATGCGGTATTCGGGCGATCTGGTGCGGGTGACGCAGATCATCAACGGCGGGCAGAACGGCATCGATGACCGGAAGAAGCGTTACGAG